A genome region from Nycticebus coucang isolate mNycCou1 chromosome 22, mNycCou1.pri, whole genome shotgun sequence includes the following:
- the AKR1A1 gene encoding aldo-keto reductase family 1 member A1 isoform X2: MSASGGAMAVSCVLLHTGQKMPLIGLGTWKSQPGQVKAAVKYALSVGYRHIDCAAIYGNETEIGEALKEDVGPGKAVPREELFVTSKLWNTKHHPEDVEPALRKTLADLQLEYLDLYLMHWPYAFERGDNPFPKNADGTIRYDSTHYKETWRALETLVAKGLVRALGLSNFNSRQIDDILSIASVRPAVLQVECHPFLAQNELIAICQARGLEVTAYSPLGSSDRAWRDPDEPVLLEEPVVLALAEKHGRSPAQILLRWQVQRKVICIPKSVTPSRILQNIQVFDFTFSPEEMKQLDALNKNWRYIVPMLMVDGKRVPRDAGHPLYPFNDPY; encoded by the exons ATGTCAGCCTCTGGG GGGGCAATGGCAGTTTCCTGTGTTCTCCTGCACACTGGGCAGAAGATGCCCCTAATTGGTCTGGGTACCTGGAAGAGTCAGCCTGGACAG GTAAAAGCAGCTGTTAAGTACGCCCTTAGTGTAGGCTACCGCCACATTGACTGTGCTGCTATCTACGGCAATGAGACTGAGATTGGGGAGGCCCTGAAGGAGGACGTGGGACCAGGCAAG GCAGTGCCTCGGGAGGAGCTGTTCGTGACTTCCAAGCTATGGAACACCAAGCACCACCCTGAGGATGTGGAGCCTGCCCTCCGGAAGACACTTGCTGACCTCCAGCTGGAGTATCTGGACCTGTACCTGATGCACTGGCCATATGCCTTTGA GCGGGGAGATAACCCCTTCCCCAAGAATGCCGATGGGACCATACGCTATGACTCTACCCACTACAAGGAGACCTGGAGGGCTCTGGAGACACTGGTGGCGAAGGGGCTGGTACGGGCACTGGGCCTGTCCAACTTCAACAGTCGGCAGATTGATGATATACTCAGCATAGCTTCTGTGCGCCCAGCTGTCTTGCAG GTGGAATGCCACCCATTCTTGGCTCAGAACGAGCTAATTGCCATCTGCCAAGCACGTGGCCTGGAGGTGACTGCTTACAGCCCTTTGGGCTCCTCGGATCGTGCTTGGCGTGATCCTGATGAGCCTGTCCTGCTTGAGGAACCCGTGGTCCTGGCACTGGCTGAAAAGCATGGCCGATCTCCAGCTCAGATCTTGCTCAG GTGGCAAGTGCAGCGGAAAGTGATTTGCATCCCCAAAAGTGTCACTCCTTCTCGTATTCTTCAGAATATCCAA GTGTTTGACTTCACCTTTAGCCCAGAAGAGATGAAGCAGCTGGATGCCCTGAACAAAAATTGGCGATATATTGTGCCCATGCTTATG GTGGATGGGAAGAGAGTCCCAAGGGATGCAGGGCACCCCCTGTACCCCTTTAATGACCCATACTGA
- the AKR1A1 gene encoding aldo-keto reductase family 1 member A1 isoform X3: protein MAVSCVLLHTGQKMPLIGLGTWKSQPGQVKAAVKYALSVGYRHIDCAAIYGNETEIGEALKEDVGPGKAVPREELFVTSKLWNTKHHPEDVEPALRKTLADLQLEYLDLYLMHWPYAFERGDNPFPKNADGTIRYDSTHYKETWRALETLVAKGLVRALGLSNFNSRQIDDILSIASVRPAVLQVECHPFLAQNELIAICQARGLEVTAYSPLGSSDRAWRDPDEPVLLEEPVVLALAEKHGRSPAQILLRWQVQRKVICIPKSVTPSRILQNIQVFDFTFSPEEMKQLDALNKNWRYIVPMLMVDGKRVPRDAGHPLYPFNDPY, encoded by the exons ATGGCAGTTTCCTGTGTTCTCCTGCACACTGGGCAGAAGATGCCCCTAATTGGTCTGGGTACCTGGAAGAGTCAGCCTGGACAG GTAAAAGCAGCTGTTAAGTACGCCCTTAGTGTAGGCTACCGCCACATTGACTGTGCTGCTATCTACGGCAATGAGACTGAGATTGGGGAGGCCCTGAAGGAGGACGTGGGACCAGGCAAG GCAGTGCCTCGGGAGGAGCTGTTCGTGACTTCCAAGCTATGGAACACCAAGCACCACCCTGAGGATGTGGAGCCTGCCCTCCGGAAGACACTTGCTGACCTCCAGCTGGAGTATCTGGACCTGTACCTGATGCACTGGCCATATGCCTTTGA GCGGGGAGATAACCCCTTCCCCAAGAATGCCGATGGGACCATACGCTATGACTCTACCCACTACAAGGAGACCTGGAGGGCTCTGGAGACACTGGTGGCGAAGGGGCTGGTACGGGCACTGGGCCTGTCCAACTTCAACAGTCGGCAGATTGATGATATACTCAGCATAGCTTCTGTGCGCCCAGCTGTCTTGCAG GTGGAATGCCACCCATTCTTGGCTCAGAACGAGCTAATTGCCATCTGCCAAGCACGTGGCCTGGAGGTGACTGCTTACAGCCCTTTGGGCTCCTCGGATCGTGCTTGGCGTGATCCTGATGAGCCTGTCCTGCTTGAGGAACCCGTGGTCCTGGCACTGGCTGAAAAGCATGGCCGATCTCCAGCTCAGATCTTGCTCAG GTGGCAAGTGCAGCGGAAAGTGATTTGCATCCCCAAAAGTGTCACTCCTTCTCGTATTCTTCAGAATATCCAA GTGTTTGACTTCACCTTTAGCCCAGAAGAGATGAAGCAGCTGGATGCCCTGAACAAAAATTGGCGATATATTGTGCCCATGCTTATG GTGGATGGGAAGAGAGTCCCAAGGGATGCAGGGCACCCCCTGTACCCCTTTAATGACCCATACTGA
- the AKR1A1 gene encoding aldo-keto reductase family 1 member A1 isoform X1 produces MAVSCVLLHTGQKMPLIGLGTWKSQPGQMLEIHSVSVLLDLAEMAWVKAAVKYALSVGYRHIDCAAIYGNETEIGEALKEDVGPGKAVPREELFVTSKLWNTKHHPEDVEPALRKTLADLQLEYLDLYLMHWPYAFERGDNPFPKNADGTIRYDSTHYKETWRALETLVAKGLVRALGLSNFNSRQIDDILSIASVRPAVLQVECHPFLAQNELIAICQARGLEVTAYSPLGSSDRAWRDPDEPVLLEEPVVLALAEKHGRSPAQILLRWQVQRKVICIPKSVTPSRILQNIQVFDFTFSPEEMKQLDALNKNWRYIVPMLMVDGKRVPRDAGHPLYPFNDPY; encoded by the exons ATGGCAGTTTCCTGTGTTCTCCTGCACACTGGGCAGAAGATGCCCCTAATTGGTCTGGGTACCTGGAAGAGTCAGCCTGGACAG ATGCTGGAAATTCATAGTGTTAGTGTTTTGCTGGATCTTGCTGAAATGGCTTGG GTAAAAGCAGCTGTTAAGTACGCCCTTAGTGTAGGCTACCGCCACATTGACTGTGCTGCTATCTACGGCAATGAGACTGAGATTGGGGAGGCCCTGAAGGAGGACGTGGGACCAGGCAAG GCAGTGCCTCGGGAGGAGCTGTTCGTGACTTCCAAGCTATGGAACACCAAGCACCACCCTGAGGATGTGGAGCCTGCCCTCCGGAAGACACTTGCTGACCTCCAGCTGGAGTATCTGGACCTGTACCTGATGCACTGGCCATATGCCTTTGA GCGGGGAGATAACCCCTTCCCCAAGAATGCCGATGGGACCATACGCTATGACTCTACCCACTACAAGGAGACCTGGAGGGCTCTGGAGACACTGGTGGCGAAGGGGCTGGTACGGGCACTGGGCCTGTCCAACTTCAACAGTCGGCAGATTGATGATATACTCAGCATAGCTTCTGTGCGCCCAGCTGTCTTGCAG GTGGAATGCCACCCATTCTTGGCTCAGAACGAGCTAATTGCCATCTGCCAAGCACGTGGCCTGGAGGTGACTGCTTACAGCCCTTTGGGCTCCTCGGATCGTGCTTGGCGTGATCCTGATGAGCCTGTCCTGCTTGAGGAACCCGTGGTCCTGGCACTGGCTGAAAAGCATGGCCGATCTCCAGCTCAGATCTTGCTCAG GTGGCAAGTGCAGCGGAAAGTGATTTGCATCCCCAAAAGTGTCACTCCTTCTCGTATTCTTCAGAATATCCAA GTGTTTGACTTCACCTTTAGCCCAGAAGAGATGAAGCAGCTGGATGCCCTGAACAAAAATTGGCGATATATTGTGCCCATGCTTATG GTGGATGGGAAGAGAGTCCCAAGGGATGCAGGGCACCCCCTGTACCCCTTTAATGACCCATACTGA